In a single window of the Arachis hypogaea cultivar Tifrunner chromosome 6, arahy.Tifrunner.gnm2.J5K5, whole genome shotgun sequence genome:
- the LOC112696225 gene encoding transcription repressor OFP16, giving the protein MRRRRRNNLTHLDQCFSNFINPFILRQSQLSPNNNNSPPSSIVHHDRQINHNRPSSSTSIIKNFNTIYDNNTTEPEPEPEPEPADFATAFASQRFFFSSPGRSNSIVESTPSSSSSSSLTSSLTTTAPAEASSASAGDESKAVLFEGSVAVTTYSPDPYLDFRQSMEEMVEARPELMADVKSNWHVLQELLMCYLALNPKSTHKFILGAFADLLVTRMAFSDGGGSGGEE; this is encoded by the coding sequence ATGCGAAGAAGGAGAAGGAACAACCTCACGCACTTGGACCAATGCTTCTCaaatttcataaaccctttcatTCTTCGTCAATCTCAATTAtcccctaataataataattccccGCCATCATCCATCGTTCATCACGATCGCCAGATCAATCACAACCGTCCATCATCATCAACCTCAATCATCAAGAACTTCAACACTATCTACGACAATAACACCACCGAACCCGAACCCGAACCTGAACCCGAACCTGCAGACTTCGCCACCGCATTTGCCTCCCaacgcttcttcttctcctcccccGGCCGATCCAACTCCATCGTCGAATCCACCccgtcctcttcctcctcttcatcacTAACTTCGTCGTTAACCACCACTGCGCCGGCGGAAGCTTCCTCGGCTTCGGCCGGCGACGAAAGTAAGGCGGTGTTGTTTGAGGGGAGCGTGGCGGTGACGACGTACTCGCCGGATCCTTACTTGGACTTCCGGCAATCGATGGAGGAGATGGTGGAGGCTCGACCGGAGCTCATGGCGGACGTAAAGTCCAACTGGCACGTGCTGCAAGAGCTTCTGATGTGCTATCTTGCTCTGAACCCGAAGAGCACGCACAAATTCATTCTCGGTGCCTTCGCTGATCTTCTCGTTACACGCATGGCGTTTTCTGACGGTGGCGGTAGCGGTGGCGAAGAATAA
- the LOC112698118 gene encoding late embryogenesis abundant protein D-34: MSQHQSRRDKDEAIKYGEVFNVFGELARQPITPRDAATLQSVEGQILGETRKGGPAAMMESAVAKNQRVSVVDRKDVTNIARNEGVTISKQKNERGNSVVTETLDGQVVRQYEEVDEAKDELDVNYGSNSSGDDLTQTPHVKPTKDDEYNFINN; encoded by the exons ATGAGCCAGCATCAATCACGGAGAGATAAGGATGAAGCAATCAAGTATGGGGAAGTGTTCAACGTGTTTGGGGAGTTAGCACGCCAGCCTATCACCCCAAGAGACGCAGCCACATTGCAATCCGTGGAAGGCCAAATTCTCGGAGAAACCCGAAAAGGTGGCCCTGCTGCCATGATGGAATCTGCGGTTGCAAAAAACCAAAGAGTCAGTGTTGTTGACCGCAAAGACGTCACAAACATCGCTCGAAACGAAGGGGTTACCATATCGAAACAGAAAAATGAAAGGGGCAACAGTGTCGTCACCGAAACCCTTGATGGACAG GTTGTGAGGCAGTACGAAGAAGTAGATGAGGCAAAGGATGAGTTAGATGTTAATTATGGTAGTAATAGCAGCGGCGATGATTTAACCCAAACTCCACACGTGAAACCAACGAAAGATGACGAGTACAATTTCATAAATAACTAA
- the LOC112696227 gene encoding uncharacterized protein, which yields METLVVVAQHRNQFHRSKTQGHARFGPSSPSRDFRGINCRTFQTGTGILPTPLKSDTTSPVTKMTSPPSPSPRTPSTIVPDNKPRSKIVTPKSAPVAINGKPCRKVADFSEGHHFPGGRCISLSELWAGPTYSNSPPPSSLPIPKFSVRPKRTVSLELPRSPPEIELHPVAKSAPSSPRREHSPSTRDIFANADSATKTLCRILNLNLDGE from the coding sequence ATGGAAACGCTTGTTGTTGTGGCACAGCATAGGAACCAATTCCACAGGTCTAAGACCCAAGGCCATGCTAGGTTTGGTCCTTCTTCTccttctagggattttaggggcATCAATTGTAGAACTTTTCAAACTGGGACTGGTATTCTACCAACACCATTGAAATCTGATACTACTTCACCTGTGACCAAAATGACATCTCCACCATCACCTTCCCCTAGAACACCATCTACTATTGTCCCAGATAACAAACCCCGCAGCAAAATTGTCACACCAAAGAGTGCCCCAGTTGCTATCAATGGCAAACCGTGTAGAAAGGTTGCTGATTTCAGTGAAGGGCATCATTTTCCTGGTGGAAGATGCATTTCTCTCTCAGAGCTTTGGGCTGGACCTACCTATTCAAATTCGCCGCCACCTAGTTCATTGCCTATCCCGAAATTCTCAGTTAGGCCAAAGAGGACTGTGTCCCTTGAGCTGCCTCGGTCGCCCCCTGAGATTGAGCTGCATCCGGTTGCCAAGTCTGCTCCCTCATCCCCACGCAGGGAGCATTCCCCTTCCACCAGAGACATCTTTGCTAATGCTGATTCTGCCACGAAGACCCTGTGTCGAATTCTCAATCTTAACTTGGATGGGGAATGA
- the LOC112696228 gene encoding FCS-Like Zinc finger 8 translates to MLLRNRSRAVTKPSLMADHSSSSQQSSQNQSFSKRTIPSLFGSPKFIRDFTSKCLSLSPPPPTESLRSPTSILDARAVSPFAFGNPFSHENNTKKNCTQTVHQNASSENTASADDSRGIGLALVKNSAEQNKGNVLFGTRLRVKIPPLPPPSTFSPQTCDADDVLVGGRTSKDSQNSGIYANDSPPTKVVFKDGVLSLSEMELSEEYTRVISHGPNPRTTHIFNNCIVEGYFSLPRKPPPPSGNFLSFCYTCNKHLDHTQDIFIYRGEKAFCSPECRHKEMVLDGVENI, encoded by the exons ATGCTGCTGAGGAACAGATCAAGGGCAGTGACCAAGCCAAGTTTGATGGCTGATCACAGCTCTTCTTCACAGCAATCTTCTCAAAATCAAAGCTTTTCAAAGAGGACAATCCCTTCCCTTTTTGGGTCACCAAAGTTCATCAGAGATTTCACCTCAAAGTGCCTTTCTCTCTCACCACCACCGCCAACTGAATCCTTGAGGAGCCCAACTTCAATCCTTGATGCAAGGGCAGTGTCCCCTTTTGCCTTTGGGAACCCATTTTCACATGAAAACAACACCAAAAAAAATTGCACACAAACTGTTCACCAAAATGCCTCATCTGAAAACACAGCCTCTGCTGATGATTCCAGAGGCATTGGCCTTGCTCTTGTAAAAAATTCTGCTGAACAAAACAAAGGGAATGTCCTCTTTGGGACACGTCTTAGAGTGAAGATCCCTCCCCTTCCACCACCCTCCACATTTTCCCCACAAACATGTGATGCTGATGATGTTCTGGTTGGAGGCAGAACCAGCAAGGATTCTCAAAATTCAGGAATCTATGCAAATGATTCTCCTCCTACCAAGGTTGTTTTTAAGGATGGTGTTCTGTCTCTGAGTGAGATGGAGCTTTCTGAGGAGTACACACGTGTCATATCCCATGGACCTAACCCAAGAACAACCCACATATTCAACAATTGCATTGTAGAAGGCTATTTTTCCCTACCCAGAAAACCTCCACCTCCTTCCGGGAATTTCCTCAGCTTCTGTTACACTTGCAACAAACACCTTGATCATACACAAGACATTTTTATCTATAG AGGAGAGAAAGCTTTTTGCAGCCCTGAATGCCGCCACAAAGAGATGGTGTTAGATGGTGTAGAAAATATTTAG